The stretch of DNA GTACGAGAGCAATCTCATTGACTACGATGTCTCATCCAACTGGGGCAACTGGCAGTATGTTGCAGGTGTGGGAAATGATCCTCGAGGCGATGCCAGGGTCTTCAATCCCGTGAAGCAAGCTGTTGACTACGATACCAACGGAGAGTATGTTCGGACCTGGGTTCCCGAACTTCGCGACGTCGGTCGTGGCGAAGGTGGACAGCAACAAGGAGGCGGCGACAGTATGGAATCTCTGATGGGAGTATTCCAGGCCTGGAGAGTGCCACCTGAAGAAAAGAAGCGTCTTGGGCTGGAAGGTGTGGAATTCGTTGAGTCGCCACTGATTCGAATTGACTTCTCGGTCAAtcgtcgtggtggtggacgtccacgaggacgaggaagaggtagGGGTGGTCGTGGAGGAGACCGTGGCAGACGCGGTCAGTAGTCGATATTTGTACAGTACGAAAACATATGAAGTACGCGTCACAGAGCGTCAGTCGCAAAATTGCATGACAAGTCAttgccaatggcaatggtGACCACGCGAGATATGAAGATTGATGTGCCTCGAAAGCAGCACTGGAGGCAATCGAGAACTAGGACATTTCCTCTATCTGCACATTTACGAAGGAGTTCGTCTCTTTCTGGGTGTCATATGCCAAAATCTCAGAATACTTGGCGGCGGATACAACGAGGTATGTTCGTCTGAACAAAATACTTCCGCATACAAACTTAGACTTTGTTATGTGAAAATTGAAATGCTCTTCTCGCAATGAAGTTGCTACAACTATACACATCTCATCAAGTGGCCATAAGTCGTGACTGATAGTTGTCCTTGACTTATGCCACACTAGCTGGTTCACTCCCTCATAGTCTTCAAACTCACAACATCTTTCTTCCTGCTGAATCGGAGGCCCTATGCGCCAGTAGCTTGATAAACAGCAGCTTCGCAAGCGCCCCACTGACCCATCACATTCATATCTCCAAAAGGCATGACTTGGGATGCTATCATACCAGCAACACCCTTCTCTCGGTCGGCCCACCTTGAGTGAATGTCAGTATGTGTCAAATCTCACATGTAAATTGAGAAGCCAAGTACTCACCAGAACAAGTTTGCAATACCCGCCCACCAAGCCGTATTCCTACCTCTTCCAGTGGCACCAGGTTCCTGCGTAAGCATAAAAGACAATCCCCAACCTTGCGGCGGGTTGCCTTCTTGCGGATAGAGCTCAGGAGCAGGATTCGTCTGCTCGGGTTTGGCAGCTGGGATGCCCTGACGAGCGAAGTCGGGGAATTGTTCGACTTGATTCTGTGTAGCATGTCAGAGGAACTTCAAACAGGAAGGGATAATAACAACAACATACCTTGAACATCTCATCCACAGTTTCCTTCTTCAAAATCTGAGCCCCTGTAATCGGACTCTTCCCATCGTTCAACAAAACTGACAGAACCTGCACATACTGCACCGGCTTCGCAAAACATCCCGCTCCACCGGAGTGGAAcacattcttcttctgctcatcCGTCTCCGCAATAATCGGCTCACGATACATATGATCTCTCTCCTCCGAAGCCGAGCTTCCAGGCCAGCGTTGATGCATATACGCCAAATTCTTCTTCATATCAGCTGTGGGGAATATATTGATCGCATCGAGGTTGAGTGGTTGCATGATATTCTTTTGGATCCAATCATTGAGTTTGACGCCGCTGGCGCGTTCGAGGACGATTCCGGCCCAGTCGATTCCGATTCCGTATTCCCAGTTCTCGCCAGGGTGGTGGACGAGAGGCATTTTGAGGATGTCGCGGATGTCGGCGTGGAAGACGTCGAAGCCGGTTGGGCGGCCGTAGTCGCGGAGTTTGGGGTTGAAGCTGTTATCAATCGTGAGTATTCCATTTGGATGTGTATGGAGCATACGAAGCTCTTACAATTCATAAGCAAAACCAGAAGTATGGCTCAACAGATTCCTCAAAGTAATATCACTCTTCTTGGGCTCCAAAGTACCATCCTCTCTCAAAACCTGAACTTTCTCCAACTCAGGACAGAGCTTATAGACTTGAGCCGAGTCATCGAGGTTCAGAATGCCTTGTTCAACAGCTTGCATGCAAGCCATTGTCGCAAGGATTTTCGTGCAACTGGCAATCCAGAAAACAGTGTCCAAATCCATTGGAGCTCGATTCTCGCCTACTCCCTTCTTTCCAGAGGCATTGGCGCAGATTTGCTGTCCATTTTTGTCAATGGCTACAAAGACGAGGCCTGCGACGCCGGTGTCTTTGTTGCCCGTGACCGAATCAAGGGACTGTTGCACAGCATCTTGAGCTTTTTGATTGACCATCTTGTGCTAATGACGTTGTTTTGAAGCTTCGGTGCTTATTTGTATGATCGGAAATGGTAGCACAAAGGTTGCAACACCTGTTGTACTATATTTCAGAGATCGCTACTAGGAGCCGGACTGCAAACCTTGCCGTGTAGACTGTTGGTGGTTGTTTTATCATACAATCCACAAGCTATGGTATCCCCGCTTCTGTTGTGTAAGCCCCGCTCATGGAAGCTGCGTGGAGGTCTGGAGCCAGCTTTGGACAAGATCACGCATGGCTGATCCACATTGGCTCCGCTGAACCGACAGGGGTTCTAGGAGCTTCAAGAGGAACCGCATGGGAAATACTGCAAACAGTTAGGTTTGCGGGTAAGGTTCATTGTGAGGTGAAGCTCAATTTGAGACTGTGATGGTAGTAGCGGCAGACGAAGTGGGGCTAAACATGTCGAGCTCACCGAGGCGGTGCTTTTCCAACAACGTTGTTTTGTATCGAAAGCTGTTACCGTGATTTCGTCGACGCTGTTTACACAAAACACTGGTCCCAATGACCGCCACTCCGGGCAAAGCTCAGACTGTCGACAAATTTGCTCAAGGAACATCTGCCTAGTCGATCGCCTCCGCATTGTTTCATTGGCAGAACTCTGTCATTCACGATCACGCGAACTTGTTCTTCCTTCAGACCAGCGCATTGAAGCTTCTCAAAATATGCTCGAGCTGCAAAAGGTACTGTGTAGGACGCGCTGTAGCCATCAGCTTGGCTGGCTTCAGTGACAGTTGTGTTCGAGAGCGGATCATTCGCAGTATACAGACCGAGGGCAGAGAAGATTGCAGTCATATCGTTATCGTGACTGAAGTCTGCATATAGCTGTCTTTGCAATGGGAATGTGGCCGGGTCGTCGTCCAGAGTGTGGTTTGTTGAAGTATCGTCCTGGACAGCTGAGTTTGTCAGGCGGGCTATGAGTTCGTTGGCAAAGCCGACGCCTTGGGTTGGACCGAGTGGGTTGCCATAGCTGTAACCGTAATATTTGTTGAGAGTCTCATAGTAGTTGTACTGATGCCATTCCTTCACTGTGAAGAAGTCGCAGAAGGGAGAAATTGTGCCGTTTGGAGATGCTACTGTGCTGAAAGGGCAAAGATCCATCAAGTAGATGGTATCAGACACACCAAGAGATGTGCCTCCGAGATCTTTGTTGATACGCTTCTGAATTGGCGGCACGAAAACATCGGCCCAGGTCTTCTGCGCGTTGTCTGCGATGGAGCTGACAGGACCATCCTCAAATTGGGTGCATAAGCCGTGGTTCAGCGTGTTATTAGAGCCTTCGTCCTCCGATATGACTACCAGCGGGTAAGGATATGCGCCATCTCGGTACCCACTGAGGAAATCTGCAACCTTGGCGCGATGAAAGCCTTGAGTAAAGTTGAGAGCAGATTCCACGACACGATCCTCCGAGGCAGATCTGAAGAATGGCGTGAGGTGACTGGCAAGATGCTTGTAGCGCTGGTAGAACTTGGCACCAGAATTGAtcatctgctgctctccgAAAAGTGTGAGCTGGTCAGCTCCGAGAGTGTATTCAAACTTCTGGAGAAAGGCATATTTGCCGGGATATGCCTTCGCACTGGTTTGGATTTTCTGGATAGTTGCGTTATAGGCTTTCGTCTTGGATGCAGTTGGATCACGGGCGCCGTGTCTTGATAAGACTTGAGCAAAAGTGACCTTGCAAGCTGGCGGAATGTCGTTCGGGATTCGGGATTCTACACTGTAGAATGGACTATACTGGCCCCTATAGCGTAATGAGTCAACACTGCAGATTTTAGAGCCTCGAGGTCTCATACCAGAAATGAGATATTTCTGGTTGGCATTGGTAGCCAGCTTGCACCGAGTCGCAATTCGACTTGCCCTTAGGCGCGGCGGACGATCTGTTCGCACAGTCAGTTACTATTTCCTGTCAGTGGCCGAAGTAGCAATCTACCCAGACACCAGCAGTGCCCCGAGGattgcgaggaagaagatcatgGCGACAGCAAAAGTCCTAATGTTCGCGCGtctcctctgcttctgcttcgcttcCTTCGAAATAATTTGATCCCCAGTCCCAGcatctccttcttcctcgcctaAACGCGTATACTTATACGCATCTCCATTTCTGCCGCCACGACCCGACAGCGGGAGGAGACCCCTCAGCCTGGCCATAGTTTTGTACAAGCCTGCCACGCTTTCGCCTCAAGCAGACCAAGAACCGAGCCCGTCTGCATCAACTGCATTAGACCAACGCGATGCCGGTGATCTCGGGGTCCTTGTGCTGTCGAGTGCGGGTGGGTTGCGAAGGGAAGAGCGGAAGTGCGGCATACGTGGTGAGTTCAGCGTGGATGTCGCGTGAGATCCGACGCTTCTTGGCCAATGAGCCAGGCACGCGCTCAAGGCATTCATCTGCAATCTTCTGCTTCACACATTGTGTTCTGTCGATCGTCCAGCATCTCGGAGACCAGGTCAAGTTGCAGTAAAGGTGCCTCGCTAGCGGCTGCTCCTCGTACGAATGGCCAAAGCGTGCCGTGCGGCCAGAACAgctctcttctcctcatcgacGTCGTTCCCAGCCAAGTCATGCCGAGAATGGAGGAAGGCATGGCAACGTCAGAGCATTGATGCGCCACACACATGTAAGAGAATGGAAATTCGTGGATAGTAGGAGATGGCATAGAAGTCCTTCGCGACTCGGCGAGTGTGACATCAGAGTACGGCAGGAAAGCGCAGATCTGACTACGAGAAATTCGTACCTGCTGCGATACCAGGATAGGCAAGCGTCATTGAGCAACACAGACGTTTCAATTGCATGTTGATAGACTTCAAAACACGTCTCGTGATCAGAACAAATGATATGCCGCCAGAATCCATGCCACGTACGCCAGATGCTCATGATACCCAATCTGCTCGCTTCGTCACTTCATGGTTTCCTGTATAAGGCCGCTCGCACACTTCAGAGCTTCGACTCGACCGACCACTCAAGCTGGGACGCGGGTAACGGCGAGCCTGTGAATCGCAGCACGAATCAGCCTCCATCCACAAAGAAAGAAGACAGAAGTTGTGATAGATCCAACAAGGTAAAAGATCTGATCATTGCCAAATAGATTTACATGCATGTGAAGCGCCGTACTGTTGCTCCATTACTCATAATTTTCCAGCAGGGAAACTTTCGTTCAATCTCGCTTTCGTGAAAACATCTGCGGGGAGGTGTGCTCGTGTCGTGAGCAGTAGATCAACTACAACTTAGCGGCAGGGACCTTCTCACCCTGGTTCGTGATCTCGTTATACAACAATCTGTGGCATAGTCAGCGTCTCGCTCTACTCATAAATTTTCACCACAGGGAAAGTAAAAAAACTCACGATGTCAAGAACTCTGCGTACTCCTCGCCAGTCACCTGGGTGGCGAAGTACTTAGCCGCAAGCTTGTACTTGTTGCCCTTGGGGCcattcttctccagctcgtcgGCCTGCTCGTACAGCAGCTTCAAGGCATACTGCTTGTCGACCTTCTTGCCTTCAGCAGTGGGCACGCCGTGTCTGCACCATTGCCAGAGCTGCGATCGGGAGACTTCGGCAGTCGCAGCGTCCTCCATCAAGTAGTTGATTGGCACGCATCCGATTCCGCGGAGCCAGCCCTCCATATAACCGAGACCGATGTTCAAGTTCTTGCGAATTCCGTCTTCGGTGATCTTGCCAGGAACGTTCATGTTCAGAAGGTCATTGGCATTGATGTTGACGTCCTCACGACGGCGGTGGATCTGGTTGGGTGTTGGCATGTGCTCGTTGAAGACGGCACCTGCAACTGGGGCGAGACCTGGATGGGCGACCCAGGTTCCGTCGTGACCGGCACGGACTTCGCGAAGCTTGTCAGTGCGGACTTGGTCCATGACTGCTGCGTTGGCCTTTTCGTCGTTCTTGATTGGGATTTGTGCTGCCATGCCACCCATGGCGTGCACACCACGGGAGTGGCAGGTCTTGATGAGGAGTTGGACATAGGCGTCCATGAATGGAACAGTCATCGTGACGGATGATCGGTCTGGAAGGACGAATTGTGGGTTTTGTCGGAAGCGCTTGATCACGGAGAAGATGTAATCCCATCGGCCGCAGTTCAGGCCAGAAGAGTGGTCGCGGAGCTCGTAAAtgatctcctccatctcgaaTGCAGCGGTGATGGTCTCAATGAGGACAGTGCCTCGGATAGTGCCTCGTGGCATGCCAATGTAGTCCTGGGCGAGATTGAAGACATCATTCCAGAGACGAGCTTCGAGGTGAGATTCCATCTTTGGCAGGTAGAAGTATGGGCCAGCGCCACGCTTGACGAGCTCGTGGgcgttgttgaagaagtaCAGACCAAAGTCAAAGAGCGAACCTGAGATTGGCTCGCCATCGACTGTGAAGTGCTTCTCTTCCAAGTGCCAGCCACGGGCACGGGCAATGAGAGTGGGTAGTGTGCGGTCTGTTCGCAGCTTGTactccttctcgccttgCTTGAAGTCGATTTGCTTGCGAATGGCATCGTAAAGGTTGACCTGGCCGTTGATCATGTTGTCCCAAGTTGGAGCGCTGGCATCTGTCTAATTGTCAGGATACTATCTTCCGGCATTGACTGCTGTGGACTTGCCTTCGAAATCAGCCATATATGTCCAAACATCCGAGTTCAAAGCGTTCACAACCATCTTGCGATCGACTGGTCCTGTAATCTCCAATCTCCTGTCTGCCATTCCTGGCGCTGGGGGAGCTCCTCGCCATGTCTTATCTTCACGAATGTGCTTCGTCTCGGGAAGGAAGTCGAGTTGGTGGCCGTTGTCAAGCTCTTGCTGGCGGACCTGGCGGCGTTCTAGGAGGGCCTTCCGTGTGGAGTTGAATGTTCGGTggaggatggcgaggaagaTGGTGGCTTCCTTGCTGAGCACTCGTCGTCGTTGGTCGTCGAGCTTCCCGAGGATATTGACATCCTTGAGGATCTGATCTGTGTTCACGGGAGTAGGCATGGTGGGTGCAGTCAGTACCAATGCTTTGGTGTTTCTCTCTTTCCTGTGCAAAGTATAATGTATAGCACAGCGGAAGAAACAAtgagaggatgatgaggtaGTATACTTGAGCCGCGAGCTGGCGCAGTATCGTCCTTATACGTCACGCTGGGAGCTCCGTCCAGAGCTGGCTCTGACATTTGCTatgccgaggacgatgtACCGCGCCCCAGCGTGGTGCCGCCGTCATAGCATCCGCTCCGATCGCACCCTGCCACTGTCGGCTGAGGGGAGCAGCTCCAGTCTGCGTGTGAACTGGCGCGCAAGCGATCGACCTCGGCCAATGATACAACTACCCGCAACCTTAAAGTGCATGTGAAGAAAGTCATCCGAGAGCCATGGCATTGCGCTCGCGGCGATAGCAGTGCCAGGAGACATGGAATTGCCATCAAAGTGGTGCGACAAAGGCCGTGAATGGCATGGCGAGTGCTTTGTGACTCCGCAAGACCGCTGCAATGACTTTAGTACTCGCGCATGGAGCTCCGCAGCGCCCGCACTACCCACGCCATCCACTCACAAGCGGACTTGGCCCGATACCATGATGCTTTTGGCCCTGGATCGAGGCTGAATGTCGCTCAACAACCATGCGGCGACAGGCAGTGCGGACGACCGTGACTTTGTGCGGATGCCAGCATTCCTGCTCCGAGCCTGCCGTCCCTGCCGCTGCCATTCGTGCGCTGATGCCTGCAAGAAACACTTCACTGACTATTTGCACCTTATGAAGAACTGCAAGACAAAAGAACGCAACATCAGAGAAGAGTGAGGTCCAGAAGATGACCATGCCGAGCACGATATAGACTCAAGATTCAGCCGCCCTGCACAAGGAAGATGGCGCCGCTACTGCCAGTTCACAAGAGCCTCACGTTCCGAAATATTCTCGAGCCAGGCCTCGGCCGGGGGCGAAGACGATTGCGATCGTTTCTCGCGACAGACATTGAAGTCCCCTCTACTCGAACCGTTCACTGAGTCACTAGACTGGAAGTGGGATTTTGCAAGTGGTGCCGTTGCGCCTGCTTGATCTTACGATCAGGCACATGAAGAGCAGATGGTTCAGAAGGACTGAGCCGCAGGACTTCTAGGAAGCCTGTGCGAAGATTTGACACCACGGGAAACATTCTCTATGCACGTACTATGCGAGCTTGTTGACTTTCCCCAGGCGCTGATGTAGCAAGCAAGCTGACTAACATATCTTTATGCTCAAGCCAAATGTACAACAAGTTTCCTTGATTTCCTAACTTCATGCAAATGATCAACCTGCCCACACAAGCTCATACCGCAGCAGCTGTATGATATCCACAGAGACGGCCAAGCCTGAACCCAGAGCAAGATAGAAATGAGGaccggaggcggaggtgtcCAAGAAGCCAAACAGACCACACTGCCAAGGCGACTATCAAGATGGAAGATCTTTGAGCTACGTCTTATACTCATCACACAATCCTCCACCCAACAAGCAGCTGGGGACAAGTCGACAGGCGCAATGAAACTAGCCCGTCGCTTTTCACCACATCCACGCGATCAGTGATCACCAATATCACAAAGATTCACATTTCCGCAGTCATTGCAACATATGTGTATTCAGGATATATGCACAACCGGTGCACAATTGTGAAAATACATCGCTTCGTCCACTCTCCGCAGCCATATCACTCATATATCCCCACTTCCAAGCCCTCTGCCCAGCTTCGCTACATATATAAACCGACGGGCGACGATCTGCAAAGGGAAAGCTCCACCTTAGCGACAAAATAGGCGATCTCTCATGCCTCACTTCGCCGCCCCGCCGCACAGCATCCAATGGGCACAATGCATTGCGAGGCATCGGAGCTATCTGCACACAAGCTCGAGATATCACGGCAAGTGAAATTGTTCCTGCATGAAATAAATATCCTTTCCTGtcacgatttaagattctgtGGACACTATGTCTCTCTGTCTAATGGTTAGGCCTCGGGCAAGTAGTGCCtcaggctttaggaattcttggCAGagggtatttctttataggcttacggtagatagaaacctaagcctctctaactacttactacgGGAGGTTTTACTTTGTCTTATTctgctatatctagatagattagacctctaaaatttaataggttataagcctaggtttatattatagctagaaagctagaagctagaggatataatagtaagtacttctaatagaagttaagatactctagtaagagacttaaaagtaatagtaggatctaaagctataaaagagttagaagtaaaagaagtagttttataaatataaactaaatagtagaaagaatagtatatataagtaaatagaatatttaatatatattagttctaagtagaagaatatactatatagctatataaagatagagaataaactctataaggtacctagactagatacttagtaaataaaagttatagtctaataatactagaagttagtctagtatttctctactactagaaagtagaagaaaataaagttagaagagtagttaagctattagagaaagtcttctaaagatagctatataaatagaacttactatttATTTAAAGAAAgatcttataaagctagagaattagtttatactaagtagattATATTTAGAAAGAATAGTTATTACTACGTCTAGaacgaataagctataagtagcgaagtatatatttctattatatctatctactaactactatctaaagaaagtactagctactaagtatagctagtatagtagtagcggctatatagttatactataataattactTTCTTCTCTATTTTAAAAAAGTATTAtccttaatatagtatatatcttagtactaaatatataagagtatatcttAGTCTTAAAGCGTAagctctctttatatctcttagctatcttaatatctctaagctaactagtacttcttcttagtagtagtctacTTCAAAGctttagtagctttatattttatagatCGAGTaggagtagctatagtagtctcttcctaagcttctactaagtagcttaagtagtacttagtctTCTCGATAAGCGTTTCTatagaactatctattaagctagtctttattatagacttagctaaagttaagctagtctttattatagacttagctaaagttagactagtctttattatagacttagctaaagagaatttagtagctaaggagttaagCTTAAGTAAGAAAGCTAAGAGTACtaactttctagtagttctctagctctagctctttagtatcttagtcgTAGTAGGCTTATCTTTCTTTAGCTAGGCCTTAGAGGTAGCCTATTAAAGATTATtagacttcttcttatagtaaagaggcttagctagagctactataagaagttagagctTATTCTCTAAATtttctctaatctctaaagctagtagaaagttaatagcgctatcggagttattattagtagtattatctattagatataagaatagatataagtagagtACTAGgttatccttctatacctaAGTAAGAgtctagtagtagctataaatagAACGTAAGGAAAGGAAGAAGTAGTCTAGATATAAGaacgtagtatacttaaattTTAacttatcgactatatagagtagcttctaactcttctttagagagttataagagtagaacgcggcttatagtagagcgACTatcttaagaaagtatactaaagctagtatctactttttcttatagagtacttctagtactaaagtcgagatagatataatattaatctctactagctagtagatattattctcgtttataatatagtcggaAGGATCGATCTAattacttatatagttagctttatactatatatagtttatactattaagaagatagtatttattactctttatatagtatactttcttataagctatctcgctatagagaatatagcgtctatattctaaactatagcgcttattaaattatattctcgtaggtactcgtcggataggtataatatagtagaagtagagataataagtaggaactaaccgagttaattatattaattagttataggttatatcttactcctaagatagatattagctaggttatataacctagtattatataatctatattacctaatcctaatctctaaagtatctcttagaatatctaactagactatactttctaatactcctacttaggctagatagtcttctacttatattcctatatttaaatctatctctaaattataataagttattaggtactatagttatatagttagagctatatacctaatctattttagtttaacttcttagcctagtatcgtatatcctatagtaacgttaatacta from Cercospora beticola chromosome 1, complete sequence encodes:
- a CDS encoding uncharacterized protein (MEROPS:MER0006204), which translates into the protein MVNQKAQDAVQQSLDSVTGNKDTGVAGLVFVAIDKNGQQICANASGKKGVGENRAPMDLDTVFWIASCTKILATMACMQAVEQGILNLDDSAQVYKLCPELEKVQVLREDGTLEPKKSDITLRNLLSHTSGFAYEFFNPKLRDYGRPTGFDVFHADIRDILKMPLVHHPGENWEYGIGIDWAGIVLERASGVKLNDWIQKNIMQPLNLDAINIFPTADMKKNLAYMHQRWPGSSASEERDHMYREPIIAETDEQKKNVFHSGGAGCFAKPVQYVQVLSVLLNDGKSPITGAQILKKETVDEMFKNQVEQFPDFARQGIPAAKPEQTNPAPELYPQEGNPPQGWGLSFMLTQEPGATGRGRNTAWWAGIANLFWWADREKGVAGMIASQVMPFGDMNVMGQWGACEAAVYQATGA